A genomic window from Candidatus Denitrolinea symbiosum includes:
- a CDS encoding electron transfer flavoprotein, alpha subunit gives MSNDIFVITEHMDGKFSDVSFEMVGKAKELASAWGGQAVAIVVGSGVDAGAFASHATIHVDDAALSQFNPEAYGKVVEALVREKSPRLVMFGWTAAGMDLAAWLSARTGAPCATAVRDISADGTMSCQAYSGKLIADVAPEGDMAIAACLAGAFPAEAGQGSMAAATLASPVDLSGLKVKFVEAIKPAAGDVDITAQAKLVSIGRGIGGKENVELAEELAEKLGAALSCSRPVVDAGWLPRTRQVGKSGLKVKPKLYLMLGISGAPEHLEGMKDAELIIAVNTDKKAPIFNVAHYGATNDLFEVAEAMLELL, from the coding sequence ATGAGCAATGACATTTTTGTAATCACCGAACACATGGACGGAAAATTTTCCGATGTGTCGTTTGAGATGGTTGGAAAAGCCAAAGAGTTGGCGTCGGCTTGGGGTGGGCAGGCAGTTGCAATCGTGGTCGGAAGCGGGGTTGACGCTGGGGCGTTCGCGTCCCATGCGACCATCCACGTTGACGACGCGGCGCTGAGTCAATTCAATCCCGAAGCGTATGGCAAAGTAGTCGAGGCGTTGGTCAGGGAGAAGTCGCCGCGGCTGGTGATGTTCGGCTGGACGGCGGCGGGCATGGACCTGGCGGCGTGGCTGTCGGCGCGGACGGGCGCGCCGTGCGCGACGGCGGTGAGGGACATCAGCGCGGATGGGACGATGAGTTGTCAGGCGTACAGCGGAAAGTTGATCGCGGACGTCGCGCCCGAGGGCGATATGGCGATTGCCGCGTGCCTGGCGGGGGCGTTCCCTGCGGAGGCGGGACAGGGTTCGATGGCGGCGGCGACGCTGGCTTCGCCAGTTGACCTGAGCGGATTGAAAGTGAAATTTGTTGAAGCAATCAAGCCCGCGGCTGGCGATGTGGACATCACCGCGCAAGCGAAGTTAGTTTCAATTGGACGCGGCATCGGCGGCAAGGAAAACGTCGAGTTGGCGGAAGAGTTGGCGGAAAAACTCGGCGCGGCGTTGTCGTGTTCGCGTCCCGTCGTGGACGCGGGCTGGCTGCCGCGCACAAGGCAGGTTGGCAAGTCGGGACTCAAGGTCAAGCCGAAGTTGTATCTCATGCTCGGCATTTCGGGCGCGCCCGAACATCTCGAAGGTATGAAGGACGCCGAGTTGATCATCGCGGTCAACACCGACAAGAAGGCGCCGATCTTCAACGTGGCGCATTACGGCGCGACGAACGATCTGTTTGAAGTCGCGGAAGCGATGTTGGAACTTCTTTAA